A window of the Syntrophothermus lipocalidus DSM 12680 genome harbors these coding sequences:
- a CDS encoding DUF4258 domain-containing protein: MDSNLIREKILSGNWAMSKHARVRAGQRKVKDLEVVMAIAHGDIIEDYPQDARGHSCLVLGYIDPGKPVHAICGLDPSGTLIIITVYFPEPSKWIDERTRRKGD; the protein is encoded by the coding sequence ATGGACAGCAACCTTATCAGGGAGAAAATATTAAGCGGAAACTGGGCCATGTCCAAACATGCGCGTGTGCGGGCGGGCCAAAGAAAAGTTAAGGACCTCGAGGTAGTGATGGCCATCGCGCATGGTGACATTATTGAAGATTACCCTCAGGACGCCAGGGGACACAGCTGCCTAGTCTTAGGGTATATTGATCCGGGTAAGCCGGTGCACGCCATTTGCGGGCTTGATCCATCGGGCACACTAATAATTATTACGGTATATTTCCCTGAACCTTCAAAGTGGATTGATGAGCGTACCCGTAGAAAGGGGGATTAG
- a CDS encoding type II toxin-antitoxin system MqsA family antitoxin → MVTTCFQCGSPTVKKLVTVENWWGDTFTLVENVPAWVCENCGEQYFDAEVIKELDEMKKKPLKAQRVIQVPVYEYGQPA, encoded by the coding sequence ATGGTGACAACGTGCTTCCAATGCGGAAGTCCAACTGTTAAAAAACTTGTTACCGTCGAGAACTGGTGGGGTGATACGTTTACCCTGGTAGAAAACGTTCCGGCATGGGTTTGCGAGAACTGCGGAGAACAATACTTTGACGCAGAAGTTATTAAAGAACTGGACGAAATGAAAAAGAAACCTCTAAAGGCTCAAAGAGTTATTCAAGTGCCTGTATACGAGTACGGCCAGCCAGCTTAA
- a CDS encoding ABC transporter substrate-binding protein — MYVSSRRLSVVGALLGLFLLLSWTYWSRSTYTVSLQSRPFMVGIVGYIKTLDPALVTTHQEKLAASTIYEGLVRYDESTGTIRPNLAQDWKISSDGKEISITLKRNVRFHNGKRLKASDVKDSWELSFDKTKWDRKWLFFPIAGAKERLNGKAKELAGVRVVDEDTLKITLDRPDAAFVSSLTNTVFWIRDTKDRGQVLAGTGPFKFQELANGKVTVTRYDRYHRGRAKLGEIQFISYSDVEKAWADYTAKKLDYLDEVPLAKVKEIRTSTYYHGLFTVKPVQAIYALGFNVNREPFADNHYLRRALNYAVDRQTIIDNINGGLGVPMKGAYPMGLAGYDRGMSGYDYDPERARELLEEAGYPDGQGLPTLTLVFNESPGHRRVAEAVAAQLANVGISVKLQGVTWEQYLKGLTNCSYPFFRLGWEADYPDIDGFLYPLYYSQNVGIGNFTGYSNPQVDKIIDTARSETVSSRERLNLMRRAEAVIVDDAPMLWLYQREAFKMIGKEVRGFKLNTMEMVDWLTLELETAGS; from the coding sequence TTGTACGTTTCAAGCCGCCGGCTGTCAGTTGTTGGGGCGTTGTTAGGGCTTTTTCTCCTCTTGAGTTGGACATACTGGTCACGCAGCACTTACACGGTCAGTCTTCAGTCTAGACCTTTCATGGTGGGGATTGTTGGATATATCAAGACGTTAGACCCCGCTTTGGTAACTACTCACCAAGAAAAACTGGCGGCATCCACGATTTACGAAGGTTTGGTCAGGTACGATGAAAGCACGGGGACCATAAGGCCAAATTTAGCCCAAGACTGGAAGATATCTAGTGACGGGAAGGAAATCAGTATTACTCTTAAGAGAAATGTACGGTTTCATAACGGTAAAAGGCTCAAAGCCAGCGATGTTAAGGACTCCTGGGAACTGTCTTTTGACAAAACCAAGTGGGACAGGAAGTGGCTCTTCTTCCCTATAGCGGGGGCGAAAGAGAGACTTAACGGGAAAGCTAAGGAACTTGCAGGGGTCAGGGTAGTCGATGAAGATACCTTAAAAATCACCCTTGACCGTCCGGATGCTGCTTTTGTTTCTTCTCTGACAAATACGGTTTTTTGGATAAGGGATACCAAGGATCGAGGGCAAGTTCTGGCCGGAACCGGGCCTTTTAAATTCCAAGAATTAGCCAACGGTAAGGTGACGGTGACCAGGTACGACCGCTATCATCGGGGAAGGGCTAAACTGGGCGAAATCCAATTCATCAGTTATTCCGACGTAGAAAAGGCTTGGGCGGATTACACGGCGAAGAAGCTGGACTACCTGGATGAGGTGCCGCTAGCTAAAGTCAAAGAGATACGGACCAGTACCTATTACCACGGTCTGTTTACAGTGAAGCCCGTGCAAGCCATTTATGCTCTAGGGTTTAACGTTAATCGCGAACCGTTTGCCGATAACCACTATCTGCGGAGAGCGTTGAATTACGCTGTGGACCGCCAAACGATTATCGATAACATTAATGGTGGCCTGGGGGTACCGATGAAAGGAGCATACCCTATGGGGCTTGCGGGGTATGACCGGGGAATGTCTGGGTACGACTACGATCCGGAACGAGCCAGGGAGCTCTTGGAGGAGGCGGGATATCCAGACGGGCAGGGGTTACCTACTTTAACTTTGGTTTTCAATGAAAGCCCAGGCCACCGGAGGGTAGCAGAAGCGGTGGCGGCCCAGCTTGCTAACGTTGGCATCAGTGTGAAGTTGCAGGGCGTTACCTGGGAACAGTACCTGAAGGGCTTGACCAACTGTTCCTACCCGTTTTTCCGGTTGGGATGGGAGGCAGATTATCCGGATATCGACGGTTTTCTATATCCTTTGTACTACAGTCAAAACGTGGGAATCGGCAATTTTACTGGCTATTCTAACCCCCAAGTAGATAAGATAATCGACACCGCTCGGTCGGAAACGGTTAGCAGTCGGGAACGCCTGAACCTTATGAGGAGAGCAGAAGCCGTCATCGTGGACGATGCACCGATGTTGTGGCTTTACCAGCGGGAGGCTTTTAAGATGATAGGGAAGGAAGTGCGAGGCTTTAAACTGAATACCATGGAGATGGTAGATTGGCTGACTTTGGAACTCGAAACGGCTGGGAGCTAA
- a CDS encoding lytic transglycosylase domain-containing protein, with protein sequence MPRLRAIPGHRVVLLLWLVLFLFLIMVLSFPQWVTFFYPLPHREYVFNYANQFGVDPYLVFAIIRAESEFKTQAQSARGARGLMQIMPETARWISEQMNRTDFEEEELDNPQVNIEMGCWYIADLIQEFGGRLPLAVAAYNAGRGNVRKWLVEGIWDGRKETVDDIPFAETKRYVKVVLTDYEIYRTIYSSQGYR encoded by the coding sequence GTGCCGAGGTTGCGTGCTATCCCCGGCCACAGGGTTGTCTTGCTATTGTGGCTGGTATTGTTTTTGTTTCTGATAATGGTCCTGTCTTTCCCTCAATGGGTTACTTTCTTTTATCCCTTACCTCACCGGGAATACGTGTTCAATTATGCCAACCAGTTCGGGGTTGACCCGTATTTGGTTTTTGCCATCATACGGGCAGAAAGCGAATTCAAAACCCAAGCCCAGTCGGCAAGGGGAGCCCGGGGCCTGATGCAAATAATGCCCGAAACCGCGAGATGGATCTCGGAACAGATGAACCGGACCGATTTTGAGGAAGAGGAGCTCGACAACCCCCAGGTTAACATCGAAATGGGGTGTTGGTACATCGCGGATTTGATACAGGAATTCGGGGGGCGTTTGCCACTGGCGGTTGCTGCATACAACGCTGGCCGTGGTAACGTGAGGAAATGGCTGGTAGAGGGTATCTGGGACGGGCGTAAAGAAACGGTAGACGACATTCCGTTTGCCGAGACGAAAAGGTACGTCAAAGTAGTGCTGACCGATTACGAAATATACCGCACGATATATTCAAGTCAGGGTTACAGATAA
- the coaE gene encoding dephospho-CoA kinase (Dephospho-CoA kinase (CoaE) performs the final step in coenzyme A biosynthesis.), which produces MRVIGLTGGIASGKSTVSYILKSLGAVIIDADKVARKVVEPGQPAWQDIVKEFGQQVLNEDMTINREVLGKLVFSDQSLLAKLNRITHPRVIEYFREELARMARENPEAVVVLDVPLLFESGMYRLADEIWVVWADEKVQLERLMEREGFTPEEAWQRIRAQMPLEEKARRADRVINNSGTLDETVEQTTRFFYETISAHDDKIKEKKR; this is translated from the coding sequence ATGAGGGTCATTGGGCTTACCGGGGGGATAGCTTCCGGTAAGAGTACCGTTTCCTACATACTCAAGAGTTTGGGCGCCGTGATCATCGATGCGGATAAAGTGGCCCGCAAAGTGGTGGAGCCGGGGCAACCGGCATGGCAAGACATAGTGAAAGAGTTCGGGCAACAGGTTCTTAACGAAGATATGACTATCAATCGCGAGGTCTTGGGAAAACTGGTTTTCAGCGACCAGAGTTTGCTGGCGAAGCTCAACCGTATAACTCATCCCAGGGTCATCGAGTATTTTAGAGAAGAACTGGCACGTATGGCGCGAGAAAACCCCGAGGCGGTGGTGGTATTGGACGTGCCGCTCCTTTTTGAATCAGGTATGTACCGGTTGGCGGACGAGATTTGGGTGGTTTGGGCGGATGAAAAGGTTCAACTGGAACGACTGATGGAAAGAGAGGGTTTTACCCCGGAAGAAGCCTGGCAACGAATAAGAGCCCAAATGCCTCTCGAAGAGAAAGCGAGAAGGGCTGATAGGGTCATAAATAATTCAGGAACATTGGATGAAACGGTTGAGCAGACCACCAGATTTTTCTACGAAACAATCTCTGCCCATGACGATAAGATTAAAGAAAAGAAAAGGTAG
- the ytaF gene encoding sporulation membrane protein YtaF, whose translation MEWMAMTMFALALSLDGFGAGVAYGLRNIAIPWLSLTVICLASMTLVASSMVLGRGIAVYLSPHVAGAVGAAILVIIGVGIIIGALKPVRDERKQKDYTLLCLNIRPLGIIIQIMKEPGCADFDASGEISAREAFFLGLALAMDAMAAGLGVAMTGYNIVITALMVGIAEFLMVKTGLVVGKTVTNGFLKKTSTVVAGLILVSLGLLKIV comes from the coding sequence ATGGAATGGATGGCCATGACAATGTTCGCCTTAGCTTTGAGTTTAGATGGATTTGGGGCGGGAGTGGCTTACGGGCTAAGAAACATAGCTATACCCTGGCTTTCTTTAACAGTAATATGCTTGGCCTCGATGACGCTTGTCGCTTCTTCTATGGTACTGGGGCGTGGTATTGCTGTTTATTTGAGCCCCCATGTTGCAGGAGCCGTCGGAGCTGCTATTCTTGTCATAATAGGTGTGGGAATTATTATAGGAGCACTGAAACCGGTCAGGGACGAACGTAAGCAGAAAGATTATACTCTTCTTTGTTTGAACATCCGGCCTCTCGGTATCATTATACAGATAATGAAAGAACCTGGCTGCGCTGACTTCGATGCTTCAGGGGAAATAAGTGCGCGGGAGGCCTTTTTTCTGGGTTTAGCCTTGGCTATGGATGCGATGGCTGCGGGACTAGGGGTAGCGATGACCGGCTATAACATCGTCATCACAGCTCTTATGGTTGGTATCGCTGAGTTCTTGATGGTAAAGACAGGGCTTGTAGTAGGCAAAACCGTCACCAACGGGTTCTTGAAAAAAACGTCCACGGTGGTCGCCGGCTTGATACTTGTGTCTTTAGGTCTGTTGAAAATAGTCTAG
- the mutM gene encoding bifunctional DNA-formamidopyrimidine glycosylase/DNA-(apurinic or apyrimidinic site) lyase — protein MPELPEVETIKRSLAPIVGKTVTGLMVLRSDIVKRCDFGVKNAVGSEIIDVTRRGKYLVIKLSCARHLVVHLGMTGRLLMVASSEPIAAHTHMVINLEGEKDVRYQDPRRFGNISFVKDTGGFFSSLGPEPLDPSFGPEELARRLKRRSASIKPVLLDQGVVAGIGNIYADEILFAAGLHPARGASELNEYEISRLHAAIKEVITRAIECRGTTFRDYRDGFNQPGQFQTHLAVYGRYGQPCPKCGQPVQKTVIGGRTTHYCAICQE, from the coding sequence ATGCCTGAATTGCCTGAGGTCGAAACCATCAAAAGATCGCTTGCGCCCATAGTTGGCAAGACGGTCACCGGTTTGATGGTGTTGAGATCGGACATAGTGAAACGATGCGATTTCGGGGTCAAAAATGCTGTCGGTTCCGAGATCATCGATGTTACCCGCCGGGGCAAGTACCTGGTAATAAAGTTAAGCTGTGCCCGCCACTTGGTGGTGCACCTGGGAATGACCGGGCGCTTATTGATGGTGGCGAGCAGCGAGCCAATAGCAGCTCACACCCACATGGTCATAAATCTAGAAGGGGAAAAAGACGTGCGTTACCAAGACCCTAGGCGCTTTGGCAACATTAGTTTTGTAAAGGATACAGGAGGTTTTTTTTCTTCCTTGGGACCTGAACCTCTAGACCCGTCATTTGGACCAGAAGAACTGGCTCGCCGGCTAAAGCGGCGGTCCGCTTCCATCAAGCCGGTTCTGCTGGACCAAGGGGTAGTAGCTGGCATCGGCAATATCTACGCCGACGAAATCCTTTTTGCCGCCGGCCTTCATCCAGCTCGGGGGGCTTCCGAGTTAAACGAGTATGAGATCAGCCGTCTTCATGCCGCGATAAAGGAGGTAATAACCCGGGCTATCGAATGCCGGGGGACGACTTTCCGCGATTACCGCGATGGGTTCAATCAGCCCGGGCAGTTTCAGACTCATTTGGCGGTGTATGGCCGATACGGTCAACCCTGTCCCAAATGCGGCCAGCCTGTGCAAAAGACCGTGATCGGAGGCCGTACCACCCATTACTGTGCGATATGCCAAGAGTAG
- the polA gene encoding DNA polymerase I — MGQERVMIIDGNSLLYRAFYALPLLRNRRGTFTNAVYGFLNMLSKVLSEYQPSHIIVAFDKDRKTLRSEEYGEYKIHRPPAPPELREQFGILREVLEALNVSYIEMSGYEADDIIGTLSVRAGEQGLPCIIVTGDQDELQLVSPGIEVLVTKKGISEMERYDLQAVHGKWEVSPYQLPDVKGLMGDASDNIPGVPGIGRKTAIKLVKQYGSLEGIYANLNEITPVRLRELLTAHKDQAFLSRKLATIVKDVPLEVEFEKLRRRPPQRERLVRVYQELEFNSLLKDLDKDKPPAESPTGPVIVGDAGQVLDITRDLRPDEEVSLYLLADYHHPMWAKPKSLFVANGEDVYVFEMEQDPRAALEKLRAFLENEEIGKLVHNGKFIEVVLKRYGLKFDGVRGDTLLLSYVLDPGFSGETLSEHLFHYLGEVVDEKMDPGLAVRGLKKLHQVLEEKLGSQDLVNLYKVVELPLSPVLADMEFTGIKVDPRILAEISQELALRIAEDQARIYQVAGQEFNINSTRQLGKVLFEDLGLPPVKKTKTGYSTSAEVLEELYGSHEIIEHIVEYRTLAKLKSTYVDTFPGYIHPETGRVHTVFKQAVTATGRLSSVEPNLQNIPIRMEEGRRIRKAFVPGDENHILLSCDYSQIDLRSLAHMSGDENLIETFRQGIDIHHRTASEIFKVPLDQVTPDLRRKAKAVNFGIVYGISDFGLARGTGVTREEAKAYIERYLDSYPGVRRYMQEVVAMGREKGYVSTVLGRRRYLPDLLSSNRTVRSMAERMALNAPIQGTSADIIKLAMLSVYRELKRRNLRSRMLLQVHDDLVFEVPLEELEEVALLVRDCMENAFELKVPLEVEVKVGANWYDMKRWEISNA; from the coding sequence GAACAGTTTGCTTTATCGAGCTTTTTATGCTTTGCCGCTGTTGCGTAATCGGCGCGGTACTTTTACCAATGCGGTCTACGGTTTTCTCAACATGCTGTCTAAAGTGCTATCGGAATACCAGCCTTCACATATCATAGTAGCTTTTGACAAGGACCGGAAGACGTTGCGCTCAGAAGAATATGGCGAGTACAAAATTCACCGACCGCCGGCTCCGCCTGAACTTAGAGAACAGTTCGGGATTTTGAGAGAGGTGTTAGAAGCTCTGAACGTTTCCTACATCGAAATGAGCGGTTATGAGGCAGATGACATCATTGGGACCTTGAGCGTCAGGGCTGGGGAGCAGGGTTTACCCTGTATTATCGTGACCGGGGACCAGGATGAACTGCAGCTGGTTTCACCGGGAATCGAAGTTTTGGTAACGAAAAAGGGAATAAGCGAAATGGAAAGGTACGATTTACAGGCTGTACACGGGAAATGGGAGGTCTCTCCTTACCAGTTGCCGGACGTAAAAGGTTTAATGGGAGACGCTTCCGACAACATTCCGGGTGTGCCTGGCATTGGCCGAAAGACCGCAATCAAACTGGTAAAGCAGTACGGCTCGCTGGAAGGAATCTACGCCAACCTGAATGAGATTACGCCCGTTAGGTTGCGGGAACTACTCACGGCCCACAAAGACCAGGCTTTTCTCAGCCGCAAGCTGGCAACTATTGTTAAGGATGTGCCTTTAGAAGTTGAATTCGAAAAACTGAGACGGCGACCTCCGCAGCGGGAACGGTTGGTGAGGGTTTACCAGGAGCTCGAGTTCAATTCTTTACTGAAAGATTTGGACAAGGATAAGCCGCCCGCCGAATCGCCTACAGGACCAGTAATCGTGGGGGATGCTGGCCAGGTACTCGACATAACCCGGGATCTAAGACCGGATGAAGAAGTTAGCCTGTATTTATTAGCCGACTATCACCACCCGATGTGGGCTAAGCCCAAGAGCCTTTTTGTCGCCAATGGCGAAGATGTTTATGTGTTCGAAATGGAGCAGGACCCGCGGGCTGCCTTGGAAAAACTGCGGGCGTTTTTGGAAAACGAAGAGATTGGGAAACTGGTGCACAACGGTAAGTTCATAGAAGTTGTACTCAAGAGGTACGGGTTGAAATTCGATGGCGTGCGTGGCGATACCTTGTTGTTGTCGTACGTGCTGGATCCGGGTTTTTCTGGGGAGACGCTCAGCGAACATCTTTTTCATTATCTGGGTGAAGTGGTCGATGAAAAGATGGATCCGGGCCTCGCCGTTCGTGGGCTGAAAAAACTACACCAAGTTCTGGAGGAAAAACTGGGGAGCCAGGATCTTGTAAACCTTTACAAGGTCGTTGAATTGCCGCTGTCTCCAGTTTTAGCCGATATGGAGTTTACCGGGATTAAGGTGGATCCGAGAATTCTAGCGGAGATTTCCCAGGAGTTAGCTCTCCGCATAGCCGAAGACCAGGCCCGCATTTACCAGGTGGCCGGGCAGGAATTCAACATCAACTCTACTCGCCAGCTGGGCAAGGTATTGTTTGAAGATCTGGGCCTGCCTCCGGTGAAGAAGACCAAGACCGGGTACTCGACCAGTGCCGAGGTGCTGGAAGAACTGTATGGATCCCACGAGATAATCGAACACATCGTCGAATACCGGACTTTGGCCAAACTCAAATCCACCTACGTCGATACGTTCCCCGGGTACATTCATCCCGAAACAGGAAGGGTCCATACGGTTTTCAAACAAGCGGTTACTGCTACAGGGCGTTTATCCAGTGTTGAGCCTAATTTACAGAACATCCCGATTCGCATGGAAGAAGGCAGACGTATCAGGAAGGCGTTCGTGCCGGGTGACGAAAACCATATCCTGCTCTCGTGCGATTACTCCCAGATCGACCTGCGTTCACTGGCTCATATGAGCGGCGACGAGAATTTAATCGAAACTTTTCGCCAGGGGATTGACATTCACCACCGAACTGCTTCCGAAATATTCAAGGTCCCCCTGGATCAGGTGACTCCGGATCTGCGGCGGAAGGCCAAGGCGGTGAACTTCGGCATAGTTTACGGGATAAGTGATTTCGGGTTAGCCAGGGGGACAGGGGTTACCAGGGAAGAGGCCAAGGCTTACATCGAGAGATATCTGGACAGCTACCCCGGGGTTCGCAGGTACATGCAGGAAGTAGTGGCCATGGGGCGAGAAAAGGGTTATGTTTCGACCGTACTGGGACGGCGGCGGTATCTTCCTGACCTTTTAAGCAGTAACCGAACGGTGAGGAGTATGGCGGAAAGAATGGCATTAAACGCTCCGATTCAAGGAACATCGGCTGATATAATCAAGCTGGCTATGCTGTCAGTATACAGGGAATTGAAGCGGCGTAACCTGCGTTCGAGGATGTTGCTGCAGGTTCACGATGACCTGGTTTTCGAAGTGCCGTTGGAGGAGCTTGAGGAAGTGGCCTTGCTGGTGCGAGACTGCATGGAAAACGCCTTTGAACTGAAGGTGCCACTGGAGGTAGAGGTCAAGGTGGGAGCCAACTGGTATGACATGAAACGGTGGGAAATCAGCAATGCCTGA